A genome region from Thermomonospora amylolytica includes the following:
- a CDS encoding serine/threonine-protein kinase, with the protein MNAKERSTLTAGVLPLLPADPRTVGGHRLLGRLGNGGMGLVYLGESKDPRGGLVAVKTLHPAHAADPEARRRFRDEAAHTRRIGSCCIARVIEDGSDRAQPYLVTEYIEGPPLSQVVQERGALPHDQVYAIALGVADALVAVHRAGVVHRDVKPSNVLLAADGPRIIDFGIAHPLEGAEGPTRDGVVMGSPGWIAPERLTGGTAGAACDVFGWGMLIAYAATGRHPFGEGDGEQLAHGILTLPPDLAGVREPLRRLVEAALAKDPALRPTAEDLLSALLKPCAEETAALAVEQLWAPPLPDPVPQAVVAPRHRDRRRAVTGLATAAVSLGAGTLAGFLVGATPAGDAGAEAPPRVEVTVTTRVPQDPARSNSSPDTPPAGAPTDDRPAAGPTPTPSDGSRTRGPRSAAPDPASPPGSSGPPSETTEPASPGTGSKEPEPTTEPQTPSGKRPGDKPGGPQEDDE; encoded by the coding sequence TGCTGCCGCTGCTGCCAGCCGACCCCCGCACCGTGGGCGGCCACCGCCTGCTGGGACGGCTGGGGAACGGCGGCATGGGCCTGGTCTACCTGGGGGAGTCCAAGGACCCCCGGGGAGGCCTGGTGGCCGTCAAGACGCTGCATCCGGCGCACGCCGCCGACCCGGAGGCCCGGCGGCGGTTCCGTGACGAGGCCGCCCACACCCGCCGGATCGGGTCCTGCTGCATCGCCCGGGTCATCGAGGACGGCAGCGACCGGGCGCAGCCGTACCTGGTCACCGAGTACATCGAGGGCCCGCCGCTGTCGCAGGTCGTGCAGGAACGGGGCGCGCTGCCGCACGACCAGGTCTACGCGATCGCCCTCGGGGTCGCCGACGCGCTGGTGGCCGTGCACCGGGCCGGGGTGGTGCACCGCGACGTCAAGCCGTCCAACGTGCTGCTGGCCGCCGACGGGCCGCGGATCATCGACTTCGGCATCGCGCATCCGCTGGAGGGCGCCGAGGGGCCGACCCGGGACGGGGTGGTGATGGGCAGCCCCGGGTGGATCGCTCCAGAACGGCTGACCGGAGGGACCGCCGGGGCGGCCTGCGACGTGTTCGGCTGGGGGATGCTGATCGCCTACGCCGCCACCGGGCGGCACCCGTTCGGCGAGGGCGACGGCGAGCAGCTCGCGCACGGCATCCTCACCCTGCCGCCGGACCTGGCCGGGGTGCGGGAGCCGCTGCGCAGGCTGGTGGAGGCGGCGCTGGCCAAGGACCCCGCGCTGCGCCCCACCGCCGAGGACCTGCTCAGCGCCCTGCTCAAGCCGTGCGCCGAGGAGACGGCCGCCCTGGCGGTGGAGCAGCTGTGGGCACCGCCCCTGCCCGACCCCGTGCCCCAGGCGGTCGTCGCCCCGCGGCACCGGGACCGCCGGCGCGCGGTGACCGGCCTGGCCACCGCGGCGGTGTCGCTGGGCGCGGGCACCCTGGCGGGCTTCCTGGTCGGGGCCACCCCCGCGGGCGACGCGGGCGCCGAGGCCCCGCCGCGCGTGGAGGTCACCGTGACCACCCGGGTCCCGCAGGACCCCGCCCGCTCCAACTCCAGTCCGGACACCCCGCCGGCCGGCGCCCCCACGGACGACCGCCCGGCCGCCGGTCCGACGCCGACCCCCTCGGACGGCTCCCGGACCCGCGGGCCACGGTCCGCCGCACCGGATCCGGCGTCCCCGCCCGGCTCGTCCGGGCCGCCGTCCGAGACCACCGAGCCGGCCTCGCCCGGCACCGGCTCCAAGGAACCGGAGCCGACGACCGAGCCGCAGACCCCTTCCGGCAAGCGCCCCGGCGACAAGCCCGGCGGTCCCCAGGAAGACGAC